The following is a genomic window from Mycolicibacterium sp. TY81.
GTGCCGGACCCGGAATCTGCCGCTGGTCGGCGCTCCGGAGAACCCGGTGTCAGTGGATCGTCTTGCGGCGCTGCCGGAGTCGCTCGTGGCGCGCTACGGCGCCGAGGCGCCGAACGTGTTCGCCGCCGCCACGTGTGAGCGTCCCACCGAGCCGGTGGCCGACGGCATCGACGTCACCCGCGCCGAATTCGAATACGCCGTCACGCACGAAGGCGCGCTGACCGCCGACGACATCCTGGACCGCCGGACCCGGATCGGGCTCGTCGACGCCGACCGCGACCGCGTCGCCGAGGTGGCACAGGAGTTCATCTAGCTCCAAGACCCGTGTTGGAATCAGCATGATTCTGACGGAATCGCAGCCACGTCCGGTGGTCACGCCTGTCGCGGCACCGGGATCGGAGTCAACGGCAGTTCCCGGTGACGGCGCTTGGCTCTAGATTCCGGAGAGAAGTCTGCATTCGCCACTGCTCTTCTCTTGTGGTGGCATCACGTTCCCGGGAGTTGAGAAATGCCTGTTCTGACCACGACCACTCGCAACGGCAGTCGCGTCGAGTTCTCGCGGTAGACCGATGGCAATCACATTGCACTGGTTCCTGCCGACCAACGGTGACTCGCGCACCGACCTGAGTCTCGGCAACGCGGTCGGTGGCGCAGGCAGCCGGGCCGACGCCTTCGGCGCGGATCGGGCTCCCGACCTCGACTACCTCAGCCTGGTGGCCGGCGCCGCGGAGAAACTCGGGTTCACCGGCGCGCTGACCCCCACCAGCAGCTGGTGTGAGGACGCCTGGGTGTTCACGGCAGCGCTGACCCAGCGGACCGAACACTTCAAGTACCTCGTGGCCTTCCGGCCGGGGCTGCAGGCGCCGACCCTGGTCGCCCAGGCCGCCGCCACCTACCAGCGCATCTCGCGAAACCGATTGCTGCTCAACGTCGTCACCGGTGGTGATGACATCGAGCAGCGCCGCTTCGGCGACTACCTCGGCAAGTCGGAGCGCTACGAGCGGGCCGCCGAGTTCCTCACGATCTTCCGGCAGCTGTGGTCCGGCGAGCCGGTCACCTTCACCGGCAAGCACCTGTCCGTGGAGAACGCGACGATCATCCCGGCCGAGACCTGGCCGGACATCTACCTGGGCGGCTCGTCGGCCGAAGCGCTGGAAGTGGCCGCCGAACACGCCGACGTGTATCTGACCTGGGGTGAGCCGCCCGCTCAGGTCGCCGAGAAGCTCGACGCCGTGCGTCACCAGGTCAAGAACCTGGGCCGAGCGCGGCGCGCTGCCGGGGAACTGCGGTTCGGGATTCGGCTGCACGTCATCAGCCGCCCCACGGAAGAGGAGGCGTGGGCGCAGGCCGACAAACTGCTCGCGGGCCTCGATCCCGAGAGCATCAAGCGCGCCCAGCAGGTGCAGCGCAGCTCGCAGTCCGAGGGGCAACGCCGGATGTCGGCCCTCCACGGCGGTCGGACCGACAACCTGGAGGTCTCGCCCAACCTGTGGGCCGGTATCGGTCTGGTCCGTGGTGGCGCCGGCACCGCACTGGTCGGCAGTCATGAGCAGGTCGCCGACCGCATCGCCGAGTACCACGAGCTGGGCCTCGACGAGTTCATCCTGTCCGGGTATCCGCATCTGGAAGAGGCCTTCAGCTTCGGCGAGGGCGTCATCCCGATCCTGGCGGAGCGCGGCCTGCTCGCTGATCGGCACTCCTGAGACATGGCCCGCACCCGGGCTCCCCGGAGCCACGCCGAAGTCGTCGCCGTCGCGGAAGAGTTCGCGGCATCGGTGAAGCCCGGTGCGGCAGAACGTGATCGGGCCGGTGCGGTACCCCGCGCCGAAGTGGCCGAGTTCGACAAGCTGGGCCTGCCGGCCGTCACGGTGCCGATCGACGACGGGGGAGACGGGCTCGGGCCGCGTACGCTGGCCGAGGTCATCAGGATCGTCGCGGCCGCGGATCCCGCGCTGGCGCAGACGCCGCAGGGTCACTACCTGGCGGTGGACATCCTGCGCCTGCTCGGCACACCACTGCAGCGGGCCCGAATCCTGCCGGCTGTCGTCGACGGCGCGCGCATCGCCCCGGTGCTCGCCGAGCGCGGCGGTCACCATGCCCAGGACCTCAAGACGCGCCTGGTCAAGGACGGTGCGCGGTGGCGACTCGACGGCACCAAGTACTACTGCACCGGTGCCATCACGTCGCGGTGGCTGGCGGTCAGCGCGCTCGATCCCGCCGACCGTCTCGTGCTGGCCTTCGTCGAACGTGACGCCCCCGGGGTGTCGATCGACGAGGACTGGGCCGCCATGGGGCAGCGCTCGACCGTGAGTGGCACCACCACGCTCGACGGCGTCGCCGTCGACAGCGATCTGGTGGTGCCCTACTGGTCGGCATTCGAGAAGCCGCAACTGCTCGGTGCCCGCGCGCAGCTGGTGCACACCGCCATCGAAGCCGGCATCGCCGAGGGTGCCCTGGCCGATGCCGCCGAGTTCGTCCGCACCCGCAGCCGGCCGTTCTTCGAGGCGGTGCGCTACGGCGGCGCCAAGGCCGCGAGCGACGATCCGCACATCCTGCTGCGGTTCGGTCAGCTCGCCACCCGGACGCGCGCGTCGACCCAGCTGTTACGTTGGGCCGCAGGCGAACTCGAAGACATCGGGCTCGATGTCGCCGATCCCGACGCCGCCGCGCACGGCTCGATTGCGGTTGCGCAGGCCAAGGCCTTCGCCAGTGACGTGGCCGTCGACGTCGCCAGTCAGCTGTTCGCGTTGACCGGCGCGAGCGGCACCGACCGCCGCCACGACCTCGACCGGCACTGGCGCAATGCGCGGACCCACAGCGTGCACGACCCCGTCGACTGGAAGTACCACCACATCGGCGCGTGGGAGCTCTCCGGTGTCGCGCCGCCCAATCACGGGCAGATCTGAACCACTTGCGATCCGGGCGATTCTGAAT
Proteins encoded in this region:
- a CDS encoding LLM class flavin-dependent oxidoreductase: MAITLHWFLPTNGDSRTDLSLGNAVGGAGSRADAFGADRAPDLDYLSLVAGAAEKLGFTGALTPTSSWCEDAWVFTAALTQRTEHFKYLVAFRPGLQAPTLVAQAAATYQRISRNRLLLNVVTGGDDIEQRRFGDYLGKSERYERAAEFLTIFRQLWSGEPVTFTGKHLSVENATIIPAETWPDIYLGGSSAEALEVAAEHADVYLTWGEPPAQVAEKLDAVRHQVKNLGRARRAAGELRFGIRLHVISRPTEEEAWAQADKLLAGLDPESIKRAQQVQRSSQSEGQRRMSALHGGRTDNLEVSPNLWAGIGLVRGGAGTALVGSHEQVADRIAEYHELGLDEFILSGYPHLEEAFSFGEGVIPILAERGLLADRHS
- a CDS encoding acyl-CoA dehydrogenase family protein, encoding MARTRAPRSHAEVVAVAEEFAASVKPGAAERDRAGAVPRAEVAEFDKLGLPAVTVPIDDGGDGLGPRTLAEVIRIVAAADPALAQTPQGHYLAVDILRLLGTPLQRARILPAVVDGARIAPVLAERGGHHAQDLKTRLVKDGARWRLDGTKYYCTGAITSRWLAVSALDPADRLVLAFVERDAPGVSIDEDWAAMGQRSTVSGTTTLDGVAVDSDLVVPYWSAFEKPQLLGARAQLVHTAIEAGIAEGALADAAEFVRTRSRPFFEAVRYGGAKAASDDPHILLRFGQLATRTRASTQLLRWAAGELEDIGLDVADPDAAAHGSIAVAQAKAFASDVAVDVASQLFALTGASGTDRRHDLDRHWRNARTHSVHDPVDWKYHHIGAWELSGVAPPNHGQI